The following proteins are co-located in the Marinomonas profundi genome:
- a CDS encoding LysR family transcriptional regulator has product MQLDKIDLNLLRYLDSLLREQNVTHAANQLGITQPAMSNGLRRLRDLFHDPLLVRTSDGMMPTALAIQLQPRVQSILQAVDEVLHLGQNFEAHSSSRVFRIMASDYAEATLIPPLMKKLQDEAPNVILDVMNPSDVSFHDVEKGKVDLVINRFDLPPQSFHQKSVWVDHFSCLVPANSDIAKNFNLDTYLNSPHVWVSKTGFGVGVGIQPEEVQKLGWVDGTLADLGFKRNIRLFTRNYNVAMRATEQLGLIATLPSLATRLMKDNSSVIVLPPPFDIPPVELKMLWSPLLQHDPGHIWLRSTIAGCAKTIAENNNL; this is encoded by the coding sequence ATGCAGCTAGACAAAATAGATCTCAATTTACTTCGTTATTTAGACTCCTTACTCCGGGAGCAAAATGTCACCCACGCCGCCAATCAGCTCGGTATTACTCAGCCAGCGATGAGCAACGGACTAAGACGTTTAAGAGATCTATTTCATGACCCACTGTTAGTCAGAACCAGTGATGGCATGATGCCAACCGCCTTGGCGATTCAACTGCAACCACGCGTGCAAAGCATATTACAAGCCGTCGATGAAGTTCTCCATCTAGGACAAAATTTTGAGGCCCATTCAAGCTCCCGTGTATTTCGCATTATGGCCAGTGACTACGCTGAAGCCACACTGATTCCGCCACTGATGAAAAAGCTACAAGACGAAGCGCCCAATGTCATATTAGACGTGATGAACCCAAGCGACGTTAGCTTTCATGACGTGGAAAAAGGCAAGGTGGATCTGGTCATTAACCGATTTGACCTACCACCACAATCTTTTCATCAGAAATCTGTTTGGGTTGACCATTTTTCCTGTTTAGTGCCCGCCAATTCCGACATTGCCAAAAATTTTAATTTAGACACCTACCTTAACTCTCCCCATGTTTGGGTCAGTAAAACAGGCTTTGGCGTCGGTGTCGGCATTCAGCCAGAAGAAGTGCAAAAACTGGGCTGGGTCGATGGGACCTTAGCGGATTTAGGCTTTAAACGAAATATTCGCTTGTTTACTCGAAACTATAATGTGGCGATGCGCGCTACCGAGCAATTGGGTCTGATCGCCACATTGCCGTCTCTGGCGACTCGCTTAATGAAAGATAACAGCAGCGTTATTGTACTGCCGCCGCCTTTTGACATTCCGCCCGTGGAGCTAAAAATGCTGTGGAGTCCATTGCTACAACATGACCCCGGTCATATTTGGCTACGCTCCACTATTGCTGGCTGCGCTAAAACCATTGCCGAAAACAACAATTTGTAA
- the can gene encoding carbonate dehydratase has protein sequence MSNYLDELFNKNREWAAKITAEDPGFFSTLSKQQHPEYLWIGCADSRVPANQIVDLLPGEVFVHRNIANVVVHTDLNCLSVIQFAVDVLKVKHIMVVGHYGCGGIKAAMGTEEHGMIDNWLRHIKDVYRLHREELDGIEDEHTRFDRMCELNVVEQVANVCQSSIVQNAWKIGQELHVHGWCYSIENGHITDLKRTVSSAEESLEQMKGM, from the coding sequence ATGTCTAATTATTTAGATGAACTTTTTAATAAAAATAGAGAGTGGGCGGCTAAGATCACAGCGGAAGATCCAGGTTTTTTTTCTACCTTGTCAAAGCAGCAGCATCCAGAATATCTGTGGATTGGTTGTGCGGACAGTCGTGTTCCGGCTAACCAAATAGTGGATCTTTTACCGGGCGAAGTCTTTGTTCATCGTAATATTGCCAATGTTGTTGTGCATACCGATCTAAATTGTTTGTCGGTTATTCAGTTCGCCGTGGATGTGTTGAAAGTAAAACACATTATGGTGGTGGGGCATTATGGGTGTGGTGGTATCAAAGCCGCGATGGGGACCGAAGAGCATGGCATGATAGACAACTGGCTGCGTCATATCAAAGATGTGTATCGTTTGCATCGTGAAGAGCTTGATGGGATAGAAGATGAGCATACGCGTTTTGACCGCATGTGCGAGCTAAACGTGGTAGAACAAGTTGCTAACGTTTGCCAAAGTAGTATTGTGCAAAACGCTTGGAAAATCGGCCAAGAGCTGCATGTTCATGGTTGGTGCTACAGCATAGAAAATGGTCATATTACCGATCTAAAAAGAACCGTATCTAGTGCAGAAGAATCACTCGAGCAAATGAAGGGTATGTAA
- a CDS encoding putative RNA methyltransferase: protein MSTLENLSCPIDAAPLSRVERVLKCPHGHTYDLAKTGYINLLPVQNKRSKDPGDSKEMVAARQAFLNQQHYLPIVNAVLSSWPQGALSDKISLLDAGCGEGYYLDKLACQLSSQGIEVTRTGLDISKWAILAASKRDKDVSWVVGSNASLPMPEQSFDAVLCLFGFPVFDEFSRVLKDNGLLLLVESGADHLIELRRILYPAIHDYKPTFTSELSDFDLILEQAESFTFNLDSQAQIQQLLSMTPHIHKASYDGRAAAMLLNAITLTADIKLRWYRKKIKEVNHV from the coding sequence GTGTCAACACTCGAAAACCTTTCCTGCCCCATTGATGCCGCACCGCTAAGCCGAGTGGAACGGGTTTTAAAGTGTCCACATGGACACACTTATGACTTAGCGAAAACCGGTTATATCAACCTTTTGCCAGTGCAAAATAAACGTTCTAAAGACCCAGGTGACAGCAAAGAGATGGTCGCCGCTCGTCAGGCTTTTTTAAATCAGCAGCACTATCTTCCTATTGTTAATGCCGTGTTATCTTCCTGGCCCCAAGGCGCGTTGAGCGACAAAATTTCTCTATTGGACGCCGGCTGCGGCGAAGGCTATTACCTAGATAAGTTGGCTTGTCAGTTGTCTTCACAAGGGATAGAAGTGACGCGTACTGGTCTAGATATCTCAAAATGGGCGATTTTGGCCGCGAGTAAACGTGACAAAGACGTCAGTTGGGTGGTGGGCAGTAATGCCAGTTTGCCCATGCCGGAACAGTCTTTTGATGCGGTGTTGTGTTTATTTGGCTTTCCTGTTTTTGACGAATTTTCTCGGGTATTAAAGGACAATGGACTGCTTTTGTTGGTGGAATCTGGCGCGGATCATTTGATTGAGCTGCGTCGTATTTTGTACCCAGCGATACATGATTATAAACCTACATTTACCTCAGAATTGTCGGACTTCGACTTGATATTGGAACAAGCAGAAAGCTTTACTTTTAACCTAGATTCCCAAGCACAAATTCAGCAGTTGTTAAGCATGACGCCTCATATTCATAAGGCTTCTTATGACGGTCGTGCGGCCGCCATGTTGCTTAACGCAATCACACTTACGGCGGACATTAAGCTTCGCTGGTATCGAAAGAAAATAAAGGAGGTGAACCATGTCTAA
- a CDS encoding putative bifunctional diguanylate cyclase/phosphodiesterase, with protein sequence MTDLAELLDHKMPLAAWVIDVEQSSVPCYNAAAERLLTDSLSDIKSGQRAISGALKERLSFYLDTHEIGELLPFKWPFVSKEGAQYSVTGSVVSLGNGRKGLSVEAHPLVALEKVATPLAHDIHVGMLAQFKTLSFVIFSNSGTYISASDCFCAEFGDIHNVRDLFAVSGAANSFISRLTQQESLSQEIRLSTKKGVRWHKIEASHNKETDTFYLLTHDIQEERDHEVALYRLNNYDSLTHLPNRNLLYQQLESALVNARKRHRQFGLLYLDLDGFKVINDNFGHRVGDELIQRVAERIKGSIPSGACLYRLGGDEFVVVLENTSTIEELESIAQSIMQNASNTYPVAKMEMMITASIGIASYPQHADDVDNLLKNADAAMYRAKSTGHNMYFVYENRMADNINAHLTLGGGLRKAIEEEQFVLHYQPKIRLPDEAVVGAEALIRWVHPELGMISPDQFIPLAEESGLILPLGEWVIRRACRQLQEWREAGVPPIKLSVNLSSRQFMQADLVDMVRRALEETGVDPKNFELELTESMLMNDAQQSIEKLHSFRKLGLTLSIDDFGTGYSSLAYLKKFPIQTLKIDRSFIHDLGLDCDNDAIVKATIAMANSLNLKVIAEGVESRSQVDVLNGYECQEVQGYLFSKPLCSADFLTYMQNSYDTA encoded by the coding sequence ATGACTGATTTAGCAGAGTTACTTGATCATAAAATGCCATTAGCGGCTTGGGTTATAGATGTAGAGCAATCCAGTGTGCCGTGCTATAACGCAGCGGCTGAGCGCTTGCTAACGGATTCCTTAAGCGACATAAAGTCTGGTCAGCGAGCCATTAGTGGCGCACTGAAAGAGCGTTTGTCTTTTTATCTTGATACTCATGAAATAGGCGAGCTGTTACCTTTTAAATGGCCGTTTGTGTCAAAAGAAGGGGCTCAATACTCTGTTACAGGTTCTGTGGTTTCTCTCGGAAATGGGCGTAAAGGGCTGTCTGTCGAAGCTCATCCCTTGGTGGCGTTGGAAAAAGTCGCCACGCCTTTGGCCCACGATATTCATGTCGGTATGCTGGCGCAGTTTAAAACCCTATCTTTTGTCATTTTCAGCAATAGCGGGACTTATATTAGTGCCAGCGACTGCTTTTGCGCTGAGTTTGGTGACATTCATAATGTGCGTGATTTGTTTGCGGTGTCCGGCGCGGCGAACAGTTTTATTAGTCGATTAACGCAACAAGAGAGCTTGTCTCAAGAAATTAGGCTGTCGACTAAAAAAGGCGTTCGTTGGCATAAGATAGAAGCTTCCCATAATAAAGAAACAGATACGTTTTATTTATTAACCCACGATATTCAAGAAGAAAGAGACCACGAAGTCGCCTTGTATCGGCTCAACAATTACGACAGCTTAACCCATTTACCCAATCGTAATTTGCTCTATCAGCAACTTGAAAGTGCATTGGTTAATGCTCGTAAGCGTCACCGTCAATTCGGTCTTTTGTATTTGGATCTTGATGGCTTTAAAGTGATTAATGATAACTTTGGTCATCGAGTCGGGGACGAGTTGATTCAGCGCGTCGCGGAACGCATTAAAGGCAGCATTCCTTCTGGCGCTTGCTTATACCGTCTAGGTGGTGATGAGTTTGTCGTGGTGCTGGAAAATACCAGCACGATTGAAGAGCTAGAAAGCATTGCCCAGAGCATTATGCAAAACGCGAGTAATACCTACCCTGTGGCTAAAATGGAAATGATGATTACCGCCAGCATTGGTATTGCAAGCTATCCACAGCACGCCGATGATGTGGACAATTTGTTAAAAAATGCCGATGCCGCCATGTATCGCGCCAAGTCTACGGGTCATAACATGTATTTTGTTTATGAAAATCGGATGGCGGACAATATTAATGCGCACTTAACCTTGGGCGGTGGGCTGCGAAAAGCGATCGAAGAAGAGCAGTTTGTTCTGCATTATCAACCTAAAATTCGTCTTCCTGATGAAGCAGTGGTGGGTGCGGAGGCCTTGATTCGCTGGGTTCACCCTGAGCTTGGGATGATAAGCCCTGATCAGTTTATTCCCTTGGCTGAGGAAAGTGGCTTGATTCTTCCGCTGGGAGAATGGGTGATCCGCCGAGCGTGTCGCCAATTGCAAGAATGGCGGGAGGCGGGCGTACCACCGATCAAGTTGTCGGTTAATTTATCAAGTCGACAGTTTATGCAAGCGGACTTGGTGGATATGGTCAGAAGGGCATTGGAAGAAACGGGCGTTGACCCTAAAAACTTTGAGCTTGAATTGACAGAAAGCATGCTGATGAATGATGCTCAACAGTCTATTGAGAAGTTACATAGCTTCCGTAAATTGGGTCTGACGTTATCTATCGATGATTTTGGCACCGGCTATTCTTCCCTTGCTTATCTGAAAAAATTCCCCATCCAAACGCTAAAAATAGACCGTTCTTTTATTCATGATTTAGGCTTGGATTGCGATAATGACGCGATTGTGAAAGCCACCATCGCGATGGCCAACAGTCTGAATTTGAAAGTGATTGCCGAAGGGGTGGAAAGCCGCTCGCAAGTCGATGTTTTAAACGGCTATGAGTGTCAGGAAGTGCAGGGTTACTTGTTTTCCAAGCCCTTGTGCAGTGCCGATTTTCTGACCTATATGCAGAACAGTTACGATACGGCTTAA
- a CDS encoding DUF1853 family protein — protein MLSQLRHPLVKDLAWLVEGHYIERDFDLAPYWVADVNACLVALDDNPELLLQAFAACKSHFLGSYFETLFSFAIVHLSHLKMHREHFQIESKGKTLGEVDMLVETPDGQLHQFEIAIKFYLERPDLFPHDWIGPNKNDSLLKKVTRAREHQLGILQTEEGYAAIDALANGREVETNLLIFGRLYCALKNAADVRSWLAGEACGGWIRVSDLALLKADFSYFQLLDKPHWLAAPDINANFSFFSLQSAYNPVGLFLRDDRPKHAFFWQVTDQTKNVIQSRCVFIVADSW, from the coding sequence ATGTTAAGCCAGTTACGTCATCCGCTGGTGAAGGATTTGGCTTGGCTGGTGGAAGGGCATTATATTGAGCGTGATTTTGACCTTGCGCCTTATTGGGTTGCGGATGTAAACGCCTGTTTAGTGGCGCTGGATGATAACCCTGAGCTGTTGCTGCAGGCTTTTGCCGCGTGTAAGTCGCATTTTCTTGGCAGTTATTTCGAGACTTTGTTTTCCTTTGCGATAGTGCATTTGTCGCATTTGAAAATGCATAGGGAACACTTTCAAATTGAAAGCAAAGGAAAAACCCTTGGCGAAGTGGATATGTTGGTTGAAACGCCAGACGGTCAACTTCATCAATTTGAAATCGCCATTAAGTTCTATTTAGAAAGGCCGGATCTTTTCCCTCATGACTGGATCGGGCCGAATAAAAATGACAGTTTGCTGAAAAAAGTCACCAGAGCCAGAGAACATCAGCTAGGTATTTTGCAGACCGAAGAGGGCTATGCTGCCATTGACGCGCTGGCAAACGGTAGAGAAGTCGAGACAAACTTGCTGATCTTTGGGCGTTTATATTGTGCTTTAAAGAACGCTGCGGATGTTCGCTCGTGGCTGGCGGGTGAAGCCTGTGGTGGTTGGATTCGAGTATCGGACCTTGCTCTCTTGAAGGCGGATTTTTCGTATTTTCAGTTGCTGGATAAGCCGCACTGGCTGGCGGCACCTGATATAAATGCTAATTTTTCTTTCTTTTCTCTGCAATCTGCCTACAATCCTGTAGGCTTATTCCTACGTGATGACCGTCCTAAACATGCATTTTTTTGGCAGGTTACAGATCAGACAAAAAATGTTATTCAAAGTCGATGTGTGTTTATTGTGGCTGATTCATGGTGA
- a CDS encoding YqcC family protein — MNKAFSDHHRLADLLMDLQMAMQDCGVWECQQPTQEALQSKEPFCIDSMTFEQWLRFVMIERFKTLLATGRDLPKRCHISPMAEEALAHQAPAKVRHVVVCLNRIDQHLSGIL; from the coding sequence TTGAATAAAGCCTTTTCTGACCATCATCGGTTGGCTGATTTATTGATGGACTTGCAAATGGCGATGCAAGACTGTGGTGTGTGGGAATGTCAGCAACCTACGCAAGAGGCGTTGCAAAGCAAAGAGCCTTTTTGTATTGATAGCATGACATTTGAGCAATGGTTGCGATTTGTGATGATAGAACGTTTTAAAACCTTGCTGGCAACGGGGCGTGATTTGCCCAAACGTTGTCACATTTCCCCTATGGCGGAAGAGGCTTTGGCACATCAAGCGCCAGCTAAAGTCCGCCATGTGGTGGTTTGCTTGAACCGAATTGATCAACATTTAAGTGGTATTTTGTGA
- a CDS encoding DUF3549 family protein, whose translation MNKIESLSDLFNLVDCDVSYYDLGRNITKITPQQAIQFDRKQQAYPFPFRQHAWLACLLKLKKSPSTAAAQKDAIDSSVIWFLKLPLDEAGCLNLGTRDHFIKSIVDKILHKGEAAGLSEALEDSPYAFKPDQERMASFHAILGKDLHQTASHYFDDVVQYLTSDLTKQDDRWQTLGLQGIAELAARVDEDKYQALIQKAIQQAANPVASALCHALEHEILPSQLQNTLIAQLQTEQDALLQASYLRALSRADLNDTLLLPLFGLLGSLTLCSDEDIHRMVALAAKCPHWLGQNPQLLRIIMEKLAHREDGYIAFKQIAAELSQHPETKQPLWALLRGGHVSPKLAQAVSYLFTQTPKSVQ comes from the coding sequence ATGAACAAAATAGAATCTCTGTCTGACTTATTTAATCTGGTCGATTGTGATGTGAGCTACTACGACCTAGGGCGCAACATCACCAAAATCACCCCACAACAAGCGATACAGTTCGACCGTAAACAACAAGCCTACCCCTTTCCCTTTCGTCAGCACGCTTGGCTGGCCTGTTTATTGAAACTTAAAAAATCCCCCTCTACAGCGGCCGCGCAGAAAGACGCCATAGACTCCAGCGTCATTTGGTTTCTCAAACTGCCACTGGACGAAGCGGGCTGTTTAAACCTTGGCACACGCGATCACTTCATTAAAAGCATCGTCGATAAAATCCTACACAAAGGCGAAGCCGCAGGCTTATCAGAAGCTCTTGAAGACAGCCCCTATGCGTTTAAACCAGACCAAGAGCGCATGGCAAGTTTTCACGCGATTCTCGGCAAAGACTTACACCAAACAGCGTCGCATTATTTTGATGACGTGGTTCAATACCTTACATCCGACTTAACAAAACAAGACGACCGCTGGCAAACGCTCGGCCTACAAGGCATTGCCGAACTGGCCGCCAGAGTAGACGAAGACAAATACCAAGCGCTGATACAAAAAGCCATCCAACAGGCCGCCAACCCCGTGGCCAGTGCATTATGCCATGCCCTTGAGCACGAAATATTGCCCAGCCAATTACAAAACACCCTGATCGCACAATTGCAAACCGAGCAAGATGCGCTGCTGCAAGCCAGTTACTTACGCGCTTTATCAAGAGCGGATTTAAACGACACACTATTATTGCCGCTGTTTGGTTTGCTTGGCAGCCTAACCCTATGCAGCGATGAAGACATCCACAGAATGGTCGCCCTCGCCGCCAAATGCCCCCATTGGTTAGGCCAAAATCCACAGCTATTGCGCATCATCATGGAGAAACTGGCTCATCGAGAAGACGGCTATATCGCCTTCAAACAAATCGCCGCCGAACTCAGCCAACACCCAGAAACCAAACAACCCCTTTGGGCATTGTTACGCGGTGGGCACGTCAGCCCAAAATTAGCACAAGCGGTCAGCTATTTATTCACCCAAACACCAAAATCAGTGCAGTGA
- a CDS encoding NAD(P)H-hydrate dehydratase, with translation MEHEHKQHLLTPNQMAMADKAAVAAGVPAMDLMAAAGKAVADAVLARWSRCSVLVLCGPGNNGGDGFVVATLLHSAGWPVRLAFLGSMEQLSPEAAHFFHAWQGDVEGYSVDVLEQTDLVIDALFGAGLTRSLAGKARDMLDEIIARDIPVCAVDVPSGLDGATGAAFGVVAPAELTVTFFRKKPGHLLFPGRALCGELVVADIGIPAAVLEALDIQAWENSPELWYRDYPWPRLDGHKFHRGHALVYGGENMTGASRLTARGAMRIGAGLVTLAAPIKAWAVYATALTGVMVAKLEQSQEAEDFEELLLDPRYNAIAVGPGAGLVGFERIRTRKIVLAALVTGRATVLDADALSAFSGDPQTLLDAIVGPCVMTPHEGEFARIFPEMNKSPEMNKNHRDDKLTRARLAAKQSGAVVVLKGADTVIASPDGRAVINSNAPADLATGGSGDVLTGFIVGLLSQGTSQGMSPFNAAAAGVWLHGEVANTFGAGLIAEDLPDHLPKVLSAFKTRLFTFKK, from the coding sequence ATGGAGCACGAACACAAGCAACACCTTTTAACCCCAAACCAAATGGCTATGGCAGATAAAGCCGCTGTCGCTGCTGGCGTGCCAGCAATGGATTTGATGGCAGCGGCAGGAAAGGCGGTGGCGGATGCGGTGCTTGCGCGTTGGTCTCGATGTTCGGTATTGGTGCTGTGTGGGCCGGGCAATAATGGCGGTGATGGTTTTGTGGTTGCCACGCTTTTGCACTCTGCTGGCTGGCCTGTGCGGCTGGCATTTTTGGGTTCGATGGAACAGTTATCGCCAGAAGCGGCGCATTTTTTCCATGCGTGGCAAGGGGACGTAGAAGGGTATTCGGTCGATGTATTGGAACAAACCGATTTAGTCATCGACGCTCTATTTGGCGCGGGGTTGACTCGCTCTTTGGCCGGTAAAGCGCGTGATATGCTTGATGAAATTATTGCTCGTGATATTCCCGTTTGTGCCGTGGATGTGCCGAGTGGGCTTGACGGTGCAACGGGCGCCGCCTTTGGCGTTGTTGCGCCAGCTGAGTTAACGGTGACCTTCTTTCGTAAAAAACCGGGTCACTTATTGTTTCCAGGACGCGCTTTGTGCGGTGAACTGGTCGTTGCTGATATTGGTATTCCTGCCGCTGTGTTGGAAGCGTTGGATATTCAAGCCTGGGAGAATAGCCCTGAACTCTGGTATCGAGATTACCCTTGGCCCAGATTGGACGGACATAAGTTTCATCGTGGGCACGCGCTGGTGTACGGTGGTGAAAACATGACAGGCGCAAGTCGTTTAACGGCGCGTGGCGCGATGCGAATAGGCGCTGGGTTGGTGACGTTGGCCGCCCCCATTAAAGCTTGGGCTGTGTATGCGACGGCATTAACCGGCGTGATGGTGGCTAAGTTAGAGCAAAGCCAAGAGGCGGAAGATTTTGAAGAGTTGTTATTAGACCCACGTTATAACGCCATTGCGGTGGGGCCGGGAGCGGGTTTGGTCGGCTTTGAGCGTATTCGAACGCGCAAAATTGTTTTGGCGGCGCTGGTGACAGGTCGTGCCACGGTATTGGATGCGGACGCGCTCAGTGCTTTTTCGGGCGACCCTCAAACACTGTTAGATGCCATTGTTGGACCTTGCGTGATGACGCCCCATGAAGGGGAGTTTGCGCGTATCTTTCCTGAAATGAATAAAAGCCCAGAAATGAATAAAAATCATCGTGATGACAAATTAACCCGTGCTCGACTTGCCGCCAAACAAAGCGGTGCTGTGGTGGTATTAAAAGGCGCGGATACGGTGATTGCGTCGCCGGATGGTCGCGCCGTGATTAACTCAAACGCCCCAGCCGACTTAGCAACGGGGGGTTCTGGGGATGTATTGACAGGCTTTATTGTCGGGTTGCTTTCTCAAGGTACGTCTCAAGGTATGTCGCCATTTAATGCCGCAGCGGCTGGCGTTTGGCTGCATGGCGAAGTAGCAAACACGTTTGGTGCGGGACTGATTGCGGAAGATTTGCCGGATCATCTGCCTAAAGTGTTGTCCGCTTTTAAGACGCGATTGTTCACTTTTAAGAAGTGA
- a CDS encoding VF530 family protein: MMANSESFYIFDLLPDTFMNDEINYTNNPLHGLGLQDLLTQLVDHYGFETLYAYLNINCFKTNPSIESSVKFLKKTEWAREKVEIFYLYKYKNLPRVSSEQFALPPRKRIIPEGQTPREPAELSLEDAERVREKQAQKAAEHGKTKHYQNSKPDRYW; this comes from the coding sequence ATGATGGCGAATTCTGAAAGCTTTTACATTTTCGACCTATTACCGGACACCTTTATGAACGACGAGATCAACTACACAAACAATCCCCTACACGGCCTAGGATTACAAGATCTGCTCACCCAGCTAGTTGATCATTACGGCTTTGAGACTCTCTATGCTTACCTGAACATCAACTGCTTCAAGACTAACCCAAGCATTGAATCCAGTGTGAAATTTCTTAAGAAAACCGAGTGGGCGCGTGAAAAAGTAGAAATTTTCTATTTGTATAAGTATAAAAACCTACCACGAGTGTCATCGGAGCAATTTGCCTTACCGCCGAGAAAACGCATCATTCCCGAAGGGCAAACGCCTCGTGAGCCAGCAGAATTGAGCCTGGAAGATGCTGAACGCGTAAGAGAAAAACAGGCGCAGAAAGCCGCTGAACATGGCAAAACGAAACACTATCAAAACAGCAAGCCTGACAGATATTGGTAA